The Rhinolophus ferrumequinum isolate MPI-CBG mRhiFer1 chromosome 2, mRhiFer1_v1.p, whole genome shotgun sequence genome includes the window AAGAAGACAGTTTTCTGCAGGATCTAACTACTCTCTTCAGTGGGATCTGATGTGattgtgagacactgatacagaAAAGGCTTTGGCATGATCATTTTAGAGGAAAAGGAGCACTGCAGTTACATTCTAGCAGCAAGAAGAATAACATGTTCTATAGAAAAATGGCCGGTATTTGCAGCAGGCAGAACCATAGCCAGAGCCGTATCCACAGCCATAGCCACAGTTACCACAAGAGTTTCTGTAGTAGTTCCAACACATGGTGTCTAGAGATAGGGGTTCAGTCGTTCAGTAGAAGAGCAGTGGAGGTTTCTGAAGTCAGAATAGCATCTCCTGCCTTGAGACCATTGTGTCCTCCCAGAAATGGCTGCAGCACACAACACAGACTGTGTGGCCTCATTACCACAGCAATTTTCGTTTTTAATAAGTTCATCATTCTAAGGAGTACAATTGTTTTCAGGTGTTCTGACCAGGATTTGGCCCTAGCTAGTAAAGATAATTGTAAGAAAACAGATGTAACCTACACATTGAATAAGTATGTCTTGTGGAATGTAATCAAacttaatttagattttttttactCCAGGGGACATTCTCATGCACTCCCAGGTATATACTATACGTGGACGCTGGGAGATGTTCCAGCATCTCATATCTCAATGTCTGTAGGACAACTTTGGGCTGGAGGTGAGAAACAAACAGCAGGGGCATAAAGTGAGGCAATCTCAGGTTATATCTGCAAGAAAGGAGCCCAGGCAGAATGGCACTGCTGTGGTGGTTGGGGCAAGAGACAGGTGAGACAAAGAAGATCTGAATTGGTGTAAAACAAGTATGTGACGcaatataccaaaataaatgaaaccatgaTTTTGTCTGATGCCACATAAACCACTCTATTTAATAGTTATTGGAACTTTTCAGTGTGATACTTTCTTTGAAACATCCTACCCCCTTACATCACCAAAATTTTGTCTGCCCAAATCCTACTGATTCTTGAAAGAACACCATAGGCTATACTGTGTATAAGAAGCATTCCTGGACATTCACAACACACATTAGGCTTAACATCTCTGTTCTTCACAGTTTCCTAACTGTACTATAGTTCAGAATGTGTTCCATTAGTATGCTCTGTTTTGATTATGTGAGTCCCTCAATTGTGAGTTATTTAAGGCTTATAAATCTGTCTTTGTTCTCTGTGAATCTAAAGAACTAAGCACTCACTAACTGCTGAATGGGCACCTATCATATTTTTCCACCTGTAAAacgtattattattttattgtataggATTTCttgtataagaaaaatataattattattatcactattatttccTTGCACAGCTTTTGAGGCACACTCacatttattacttcatttgATTCTTACAAAAGCAATGTAAAGTAAGAAATTGTGGTACTTATTTTTAGACACAcactacagatgagaaaacagaggcgaAGGGTGGTTGTCTTGCCCAAGAACTCCACTGTTTAGTGTTAGAGTTGAATTACTTCAACTCCTACTATAACATAAAAGCTAGGGCAGAACCCATGAATTGTTTCGTCGTCAGTTTTTCCAATGCAAAATATTCATATCATCTGACTAAAATTACCCATATTTTGCAGCTTCTGCCTTCCACGTCTATCccctggattttctttctttatgatcTTCACCATTCCTAGTCAAAGCCTGGTCCAAACATCAAGCAGACAACTTAACCCCCTTGCAAACCTGCTCCATAACTCTTAAGTACCACATAGTGAAACTACAGCTGCTCTTCCCATGCAACAGCATTCTCTTCCCACTGAGAGTAAAATCTTAACACTCCCCATGTTAATTTTAGAAACCACAGCATTTGAGTACAAACAATAATATTTAATCTAGACATCTCAAATTTTAGTCAGTATAGGGAAATAGCACCCTAGGTCAGCAATTCCCATGTCAAAATTAAAACCTCAAATTCCAGGATTCCCTTCTAATTATGATCGGCCCACTTTTATGATTCTTTTCACTAAAATGTAACCAACATTGGCTCCATTCCTGCAAACTCCATGACCCTTCCCACATTTCACGTCACCTGCTTTCTCCTAAAACAGCTTTAGCATAACCATATTTACTTGCATCATCtcattgattatttttctagACAGTGACTGaacaatacaatttaattttacaaGAATTTTTAAGGACCTTTATCACGCAAGCACTATTCCAGGgcatataatatttaataaaaaatacgtATCAAGAGCTCAAGGATTAGCTCTGTGCTTTAGAAACTCTCTAGAGAGAGTGAATGACCATTTCCACTGGACCTGTATATCCTTTCACCACATGCTACATGAAAgataacagtatttttaattgtTGCATTTCCTCACCCATTAATTATTCTGCAATCAATATCTACTGTTATtgcattcccctcccccaacaaaacttttttcattaaagaTCCCATACCTTCTGCTGAACATGTTGGTAATTTCTCTAGTAATCAACATAATTTGatgataaagataaaagcagGACCAAATCATCAGAAAATAAGCTACTCCATTAAAACTCATTAATTTGTTACTAAAAGTACATCGACAAGCATTATATCAATTTATTTCATGTCACAGCCTATGTTAGAGTTCACACCTATGGAAAACATGCGACAGATATACAGAACATCTGATTTAGGAGTGTGCCTATGTGTTTGACATGACAAAATTAAGATTACTGATTAAAATTCTGAGCTTGTCAAAAAAAGTCAATATTCATAAGCATGATATATAAAGTTGATtcatataaaatgtcattttatatgttaaatatggGTAAATGTCAGCAATTTCATATTGAGCAacctaataataaatataataacaaaaatctaCAGAGTTCTCACAGTGGTAGAGCTTTGCACACTTGACTTATTTGGACCCTCAACAATCTTGATCTAGCACTGTTTTATCGTGACCACATTCACACagttattgtgtttccccgaaaataagaccgagctggaccatcagctctaatgcatcttttggagcaataattaatataagacctggtattatattatattactatattatattactatattacattatattatattatattatattatattatattatattatattatattatattatatagacctagtcttatattatagtaaaataagaccaggtcttacataatttttgctccaaaagatgcattaaagcttatggtctggctaggtcttatttttggggaaacatggtagtagctgATGGTGCCTATACTAGAATACAAGTAGTGTGACTGTGACACCAAGGCTTTAAATCACTAtacaattttgttgttgttgaaagtGTGATCATTTGGATGACTAGAAGGAAATTATATCTTGCAGAAGTAGAGTACAGTTAAAGACAATGCTTCATTTATAGGAGAATTTGGATATCAACCTAAAACAGGCTCTAGAGATTCTGGGCATAGAGCAATATTGTAGCCTGCCTTTATTGatttctatggattttttttttcttttctttttctttttcagactcATAcgtacagcaggtccttgaatactGTCATTTCATCATAACACTTATGAGAAGCCATAGGAAcgtaactcttgtttatatcaattagcctaaaGCAAAGTTGGTTttgttctactgtgtttccccaaaactaagacctaaccggaaaataaaccttagcatgatttttaataaaatatccccaatgcatcttttggagcaaaacttaatttaagacccggtcttatttttggggaaacatggtatgtagttTTGCTTGAAGGTATAGAACCTActgacaatgttaagtgaggacttactctAATACATACCTATtgcaaaactttcaaaaaaataaatttcttctcaaTGATAGGAGGAGACGGGAAGTGTGCTATTAATTGTTTAATGACTTCTGATTGGGTGGGAGGGGGATTCTGATTTGCCAGTTTCCATGGTGAAAATACTCATAGCATGACTAGTTTCAAGTTACCAATGATTTAACAAATAGCTTATGAAATTGCTGAGTCTATaccattttctagttctttgataACTTAACTTTCATGTTTAGAACTTTAATAACATAGAATTTcttttgtgtatgatgtgaagCAGGTACCTCTTCTGTGTCTGAACAGATGGCAAATTAATCCATTGCATTTACTGAATAAACTATCTCAGATGACAACTATGCTTTTACTAGGCACTCCTCTGAAGTCTTTTGCACTGGCTCCTGTGGTCTTACTACCTCAAAGGAATCTCTGTGCTATACTTCGATAACATGTCTAGCTTGCTGATCCCTACTGGTGGCCTAACATGGTTTCTATTCTTAGCCAGAGTTCTCTTCTGGCCAACTTCTTGTGACCTTCTAGAACCAACTGTACAACAGAAATAAATCATGAAACacatacagaattttaaattttctagtagccacactTTACAAAGATAAAAAGGCGAATTAATATTACAGCATATTTTGTTTCACTTAATACATAGAGAATAATATCATTTAATATGTAAtcgatatttttaaattttttgatacagttttcattctttttttatatactaaGTCTTTCAAAtatggtgtgtattttacacttacagtgCATTTTATTTTGGACTAGCTACACCTCACTACTGGTTGCCATATTGAAGAGTGTAGCTCGAGAGAATCTGagaatttctctatttttctatggGTAGGTGTAGCCATCTTATGATTTTTCAAATAGAAGTTATTACACTAGCAATAAGCTGCCAGCTTATTTGCTTCTTTCCCTAAATTCCTCTGCCTTGAATTCCATTTTTCCTCTCATGTAACACCAAATTCAACTCACCTTTTACGATTGCGCACATATCACTCTCCCTTGGAAGCAATTTCTGACCTTGGCTACACTTTCCTTTCCACATTCTGACTGAGTTAGGTTTCCCCCTCGAGTTATTACCCAGTAGCCCCATTACACCTGAAAACTCCTACTTAATTTGTGAAAGAATGACATACTATTTTGTGTCCTTAGAAGAAGGGACTTGGTGTTTtatctctgtatccccagcatcAATCACAGAACACTGCTGGAATACAGATCTTTAAGTTTGTTAAATTACTGAAAGAACAGATCActgattttacaatttaaaatctcTACAACATGCAATAGTTCGTCAAAGAAAAGAATCCTATGTTTCCTCATAAAGGAGTTTTAAAGTTTACATCATTTCCTGATTACAGAAAGTACTCACTAATCTCAATGGTTCTCCTTTCCTCCACATTGTGATTAGACATATGATATATGCCAAATCTTCATTTTCCCCAAACTCACCAGAcaaatgttacacacacacacacacacacacacacacacacacactttctatttttatcatcCTGTCTCTTTCACATTAACACCATTTTCACTTTCTACTCTTTTGGGAGTTTCAAATATTCACGTTTCAGATTTTGAAGATACCTTAAATGTTAGCTTGCATAGACCATTTCAGGATATGCAAATTATCTTCTTCatgcataaaaattatatattttcttttttttcagaatgttttccaTAGCAAGGAACATAAGGAAACAATAAGTTAAATTTTCAAAGAGCTTTAATAATTAGAATCCCCTTCCCCTGTTTGTGAGACAAACCTCAGAGTTACCCACAGCACAGTCAGCCCTCAGATCTGACTTACAAACATGCCAACTGTGAAGCTGTCCTGCTCTTGAAAGAACTCCTGTTTCTTCACTTGGACCATTACAGCCTGGGTATACATAGCATCGCTCCAAGGCTGACAATGAGAGCCTCATTCCACCTTTCTTCGAGTTGGACATGGTGTGGGGTCTCCTAATTCTAGCGACCTCAGGGTCAGACATTGTGCAGTGATCCCTGTCATGTCATGGAGAGGACACAGTGATACATTTATCACCGCTGGATGAATGTGAGTCTGAAAAGCCTTTTCTATTGTAGAATCTTCATGTGAGAGTTCTGTCTGGAAGGTCAATGAGAAAAGGACACTAACATCAGAACCCAACAAAGTAGTAGGTTCTCCAACTCAGAAAGTCAACAAGCCTTTttcaccccatccccacctctaCCCCATTAAGGCACTACAGCCCAAGTAAAGTACTAGACCTTTGTATTCCAACTGGAAAAAGTGGCACCACTTGGACATACTCAAAACTTAATAgatttcttttcaccttttacACTTGCTACTGTCCTATCTAATTTTTCTCCTTAACAGGCATCAGCTCATTTGTCACACTTCAAATTACCTCCCCAAACTATCTCCTAATACTTCAACTCTAACTTTTTTCCATTAACCTCCAAgcaattatctgtccatatttatctcaattatttttaacttgctATTTCTCCTCTTTACCAACTAGAATATAAAactctgagaaaaagaaattgtctATATGTTCCTACTGTTTCTTTGGTTTATAGAATACAGAATGTGGCCCTTACAATATTGCTCAAAAATATCTGTTAATTAAGTGAATTAAATCAATGCTTTCAAccttaatatatgaaaataaatatatttgcactTCAATCAAATGCagacaataaaatacaaactttttcTTCAACCTTATCCTTTCCTTACTTCTTTACCTCTAATGTTTAACACCTAAGTCAGCTTCAATTTTTTCAGTAAGATTAGAAATTCTCTCTCTGACTGATTTCTCCTTTAAGCATTCAggccccacctcctctccctaGGACTTTTGCTATAACCTCCTAAATAGGTGCTCTTCCCAATATCATTCTCTTCCAGCCTTCTCTAGACAGAGTGACTTCCAGTCACAGTTCTGAAATGGCGTGATTATGGTTGTGCACGTGAGTGCCTGAGCATTTGGGATATGACAAGTAGAGGAGACACGATATTTGATGCTGATACAGAATAAATGCCTGAGTTAGATCAAGGAAGAACCTAAGCTTCAGGTAACATATTGTTAGCCCAATTTTACAGAGAGGCCATTACACTTCCAAAGGAAGAATTCACAAGTACATAGAGatttcttagaaacaaaaaatcaCTTTATTGAGAATGGAGATTTGCTCAACTGTAGGATGTTAATATCATCAACACAGTCTATCAGGGAATCACAGATTAAGGGAGGAAAGGCTAACATTTGGGAAATGGTCAGATGATACCACAGAACTTCAGGCAACAAAGCTGCAATTCTAAGAAAAGGGTGGTTGCAGGTCAAGACCTCTGCCAAGCACAGGATATCCTGGATATAGAAATATTGAGGTATGGATGCTTGAATCAGCATTGTCTTTAGAGCTGTCATTTCAGACACAAACGAGGCTTGGAGAGTGATGTTCTAGCAGCAAGTAGAGTAACATCTTCTATAGCACAGTGGCCGGTAGCCATAAAAACCACAGCCAGAGCCATATCCACAGCCATATCCAGATCCATAACCACAGCCATATCCGGATCCATAACCACAGCCATGTCCGGATCCATAGCCACAGCCATATCCGGATCCATAGCCACAGCCATGTCCGGATCCATAGCCACAGCCATATCCGGATCCATAGCCACAGCCATGTCCGGATCCATAGCCACAGCCATATCCGGATCCATAGCCACAGCCATATCCGGATCCATAGCCACGGCCATAATAGGGGCCAAATCCACAGCTATAGCCGTATCCACAGCCAGAGCCACAGGAATTGCCGTAGTAGTTGCCACACATGTTGTCAGGAGAAGAGAACTCAGGTGAGTTGCAAGAGGATGTTTCTGAAGTGTCTCTGTCTTCAACCTGCCTTGGACCTTTATATACTGTCAGTAATTGGCAGGGCATTCCATTCCTCTCCTGACtcagtgaataaatatttaaacaactaCATATTATGTGCCCATCACTGTTGACAATCATTAATGCTTTCCTTAAAATGAGCTCATTATTTTGGAGACTCTGGTTTTACCATTTTCATTTGCTCGGCCAGAGTTGTCACAGTAGAATAAAGTGCCCCAAACTAAAACTAATATCCAACTTCATAACTTTCTGCTTAAATACCTTATATAATAAGGTTTTGGTGGATTGTAGGAAAACATTGCCCCGTTTTCAGTCTACTCTTTCTTATAATGTCTACCTCTGCCCatagtgaaggaaataaataacatCTTTCTGGATTCATTGCAACTTCTTCTCAGGCTTCTACCACCCAGATACCTACTGCCACATACTTTATTGGCATCTTATGGTAGAAACCAAGAATGGTGCTAATTCTGTAAGACACAGAACAGCTCCCCAAACAAAAAACATGGTTCAAAATGTCTAAGTGCTGTGATCTAGAAATCTTAGTTTATAGCCATGCATCTATAAATATGCTTCTTTATCTACAGGTGTCTAAAGCCAAACATACTATTTCTTCTTACTCCATACCAAACATCTGACCATTCCATCACCAACATgcactcaaaacaaaaacaaaaaagtgggctttttgttgttgtttttgttagttAGTTTGTTTGGGAGGAAGAGATTTTTTTGCTCATCTTAATATCTAGGTTTTACTTAAATCACCATGTTCAGAAACAAGCagaatcaaattttaaattattttttactctaACAACTATAAAAATCAAAGTTGGAGTGAATTGTAAATTCAGAAATAGCATTCCTTCTACTGGATATTCGAATTTCAACAACAGAGGAAAGAGTGGTTTTCCAGTATTTTATCGAATGCCTTCAACAAgcattttcacaaaaatttttaCAGTGCTGtagatttcattttctgagaattttcatTATTGGACATTTTTTCCTTCAGCTGAGAAATTGCCCTACTTACTTTTCTGTGATATTGGTCATTGGTCTAATGTGATCATTCTGCTATATTTCACCCCTAACAataagcataaagaaaatgtatctccattatagtttttcttttcattcggtttcttttttcttctgctatCCTTAAAATACAAAACCATAAATTCCACTTAACAAATTCCATAAATGGACGCAATACTTTTCAGTAACAGTCCCAAAACCCATTTTCTGGCCACAATATTTCTAGATATGGAAAAAATTTTCTATCTATATGACACTTTTTTCTGACATCTTACTATTCAGATTTCTGAATACTTATCCATAATGGCAGAAACAATTTCTGTTATGTGTAACCCTGCATAACCAGCTCTGAGTACAGTGACTGCACATAATTTGCACTCAATATtatccaataaaaaatgaatgggCTAAGTCAAACACATGTTCAaacatttgtgtcatttttaagctataagatatttcatgtattatcgccattttcccattttagtcaagttgaaagaatcaacatttcTAAGAGAATCACACCATTTCAGATTCTGAAGGTATCTTAAGAGTGAGTTTGTCGAGACCCTTTTCTAAATACACAAATTGTCTTACACATGCCTAAG containing:
- the LOC117033023 gene encoding keratin-associated protein 21-1-like gives rise to the protein MCGNYYGNSCGGCGYGSGHGCGYGSGYGCGYGSGHGCGYGSGYGCGYGSGHGCGYGSGYGCGYGSGYGCGYGSGCGFYGYRPLCYRRCYSTCC